From Desulfosalsimonas propionicica, the proteins below share one genomic window:
- a CDS encoding SMP-30/gluconolactonase/LRE family protein: protein MDISEIKTLGSGLARPEGVMAEPGGGLVAADARGCCAKISPDGQTQFYGNVGGVPNGICLDKQGNCIIANIGNGQVQCLAADGTHTVLFDKADGRAMPAPNFPFLDLQGRLWVSNSTAGDLEQSLRQPAPDGCVMVYENNRARIAAEGLYFANGVAVDSEGKYLYVAETTRQAISRFAIGKDGSLGDRQTYGPEPLCDLGFPDGCALDEAGNLWVTFPARGAVGYIDPDRRLCMVAEDRRMEVLRRPTNICFGGKDRKTAFIGSLDSQSIAYFPVPYPGQALIHQL, encoded by the coding sequence ATGGATATATCGGAAATCAAAACCCTGGGCTCGGGGCTGGCCCGTCCCGAGGGGGTTATGGCCGAACCCGGCGGCGGGCTGGTGGCCGCAGATGCCCGGGGCTGCTGCGCAAAAATTTCCCCTGACGGGCAAACGCAATTTTACGGGAATGTGGGCGGCGTGCCAAACGGTATCTGCCTGGACAAACAGGGCAACTGCATCATTGCCAATATCGGAAACGGGCAGGTCCAGTGCCTGGCTGCCGACGGCACCCACACGGTCCTGTTTGACAAAGCCGACGGGCGGGCCATGCCTGCGCCCAATTTTCCCTTTCTGGATCTGCAGGGCCGGCTCTGGGTATCAAACTCCACGGCCGGTGATCTGGAGCAATCCCTCCGGCAGCCCGCCCCGGACGGGTGTGTGATGGTCTACGAGAACAACCGGGCCAGGATTGCCGCAGAAGGCCTGTATTTTGCAAACGGGGTGGCAGTGGATTCGGAGGGAAAGTATCTGTACGTGGCCGAGACCACCCGGCAGGCCATTTCCCGGTTTGCCATCGGAAAAGACGGCAGTCTGGGCGACAGGCAGACTTACGGCCCGGAGCCGCTTTGTGATCTGGGGTTTCCGGACGGATGCGCCCTGGATGAAGCCGGCAATCTCTGGGTCACCTTTCCCGCCCGGGGCGCGGTCGGGTATATTGATCCGGACAGGCGGCTTTGCATGGTTGCCGAAGACCGCCGGATGGAAGTGCTCCGGCGGCCCACCAATATCTGTTTTGGCGGAAAAGATCGAAAAACCGCATTTATCGGGAGCCTGGACAGCCAGTCCATTGCGTATTTCCCGGTGCCGTATCCGGGCCAGGCCCTGATCCATCAGTTGTGA
- a CDS encoding 4Fe-4S binding protein: MMFRRMTRAMCLAIFLVLLAGAGKIAASDLFLRMDPALTGLAGLAMRSLTWIWLPAVIVMASALLAGRIFCGYICPMGTTIDVADKCLAPAPKKQKASYAPSARLKYYILTFAAGAALCGVTFVYWAAPLSLITRFYGLVVYPVVLMIGDQAVTAFYPIASRMDLRTLMFLEIDPPRFATGFFVLLFFAAVFAAARISPRFWCRYLCPSGALLAILSRKPLIRRRVSPDCNQCGICVRNCPMAAIDPDAPEQARHEECIVCRQCESICPKNAVAFSADAATARRLHPSVSPARRQVIFSGIAGAATASVALTGLNVVARDLSEKGTVREARIIRPPGALPEPDFLEACVRCGQCMAACPTNTLQPVWFEAGLLGLFSPAVTPRRKYCDPECTACGNTCPTGAIQKIASAERTWAKIGTAVIYRQQCLAWEYKKSCMVCDEVCPYDALEFEKRPDLPYPVPHVKEDRCAGCGHCEHACPVYNQAAIVVTPMDAIRLRPGQSFEYAAKSRGFKLKKEPQDQKPASAAPAYPGADIPDGRAPQPPGMAPGFDEGG; the protein is encoded by the coding sequence ATGATGTTTCGCCGCATGACCCGGGCCATGTGCCTGGCGATTTTTCTGGTGCTGCTGGCCGGTGCCGGGAAAATCGCCGCATCGGATCTTTTCCTGCGAATGGATCCGGCATTGACTGGCCTGGCCGGCCTGGCCATGCGGAGCCTGACCTGGATATGGCTGCCCGCGGTCATTGTGATGGCCTCGGCCCTGTTGGCAGGCCGGATCTTTTGCGGCTATATCTGCCCCATGGGCACCACCATTGATGTGGCAGACAAGTGCCTGGCCCCGGCCCCGAAAAAACAAAAAGCTTCATATGCCCCTTCTGCCCGGCTGAAGTATTACATCCTGACATTTGCCGCCGGCGCCGCGCTTTGCGGGGTCACATTCGTTTACTGGGCCGCGCCCCTGTCTTTAATCACCCGGTTTTACGGCCTGGTGGTCTATCCGGTGGTCCTGATGATCGGAGATCAGGCCGTAACCGCGTTTTACCCAATAGCCAGCCGCATGGATCTGCGCACCCTGATGTTTCTGGAAATCGATCCGCCCCGGTTTGCCACGGGATTTTTCGTGCTCCTGTTTTTTGCCGCAGTCTTTGCCGCAGCCAGAATCTCGCCCCGGTTCTGGTGCCGGTATTTGTGTCCTTCCGGGGCCCTGCTGGCCATTTTGTCCAGAAAACCCCTGATCCGCCGGCGGGTTTCCCCTGATTGCAATCAATGCGGTATTTGCGTGCGCAACTGCCCCATGGCCGCCATTGACCCGGACGCACCCGAACAGGCCCGCCATGAAGAATGCATTGTCTGCCGGCAATGCGAATCCATCTGCCCCAAAAATGCCGTTGCATTTTCCGCAGATGCTGCCACGGCCCGGCGCCTGCACCCATCGGTTTCCCCGGCGCGCCGGCAGGTGATTTTCTCCGGGATAGCCGGTGCGGCAACCGCCTCCGTGGCCTTAACCGGCTTAAACGTGGTGGCCCGGGACCTGTCAGAGAAGGGAACGGTGCGGGAAGCCCGCATTATTCGCCCGCCCGGGGCGCTTCCGGAACCCGATTTCCTGGAAGCCTGCGTGCGCTGCGGCCAGTGCATGGCCGCATGCCCCACCAACACTTTGCAGCCGGTTTGGTTTGAGGCCGGTCTTCTGGGGCTGTTTTCCCCGGCGGTCACACCCAGAAGAAAATACTGCGATCCCGAATGCACGGCCTGCGGAAATACATGTCCCACCGGCGCCATTCAAAAAATCGCATCTGCCGAGCGCACCTGGGCCAAAATCGGCACAGCCGTGATTTACCGGCAGCAGTGCCTGGCATGGGAATACAAAAAAAGCTGCATGGTCTGCGACGAGGTCTGTCCCTATGACGCACTTGAATTTGAAAAGCGACCGGACCTGCCCTATCCGGTGCCCCATGTGAAAGAAGACCGATGTGCCGGCTGCGGCCATTGCGAGCATGCCTGCCCGGTCTATAACCAAGCGGCCATTGTGGTCACCCCCATGGACGCGATTCGGCTGCGGCCCGGCCAATCTTTTGAATACGCAGCCAAGAGCCGGGGATTTAAACTGAAGAAGGAGCCCCAAGACCAAAAGCCGGCTTCAGCCGCTCCCGCCTATCCCGGCGCAGACATTCCGGATGGCCGGGCCCCGCAACCCCCGGGCATGGCACCGGGATTTGACGAAGGCGGATAA
- a CDS encoding alpha-amylase family glycosyl hydrolase, with translation MSDNNDWISRHAEKTLMRLLPRVRAAMGPMDARYDQMWEGFEQRLRQHWERLFRVLLQLYGWQYDFFYHLEQILVMASRRWADRPEYLKELDWQRQADPRWFQSQEMVGGVLYVDLFSRNLAGLHDHIAYFKTMGLTYLHLMPLFAVPHGNSDGGYAVSDYRAINADIGTMEELSALARILHDNGISLVLDFVLNHTSDEHIWARRARGGDVDFQEYYLMFDDRTLPDQYQQHLRDIFPDSRRGCFTFDPESGKWVWTTFNSFQWDLNYANPSVFRAMAEEMLFLANQGVQVLRLDAVAFTWKRLGTDCENLPEAHMLVEAFNAVAKIAAPSLLFKSEAIVHPDEVIRYIHPDKCQLSYNPLLMALLWEALATREVRLLNSAMWKRARIHPECAWVNYLRCHDDIGWTFDDQDAMELGINPHDHRQFLNRFYTGEFPGSFARGLPFQYNPDTGDRRISGTLASLAGLEAALEKEDAGLIEAAVGRINLLRSIMLSAGGIPLIYLGDEWGMLNDYTYLSDPAKAGDSRWVHRARQRWEARNDVTDAEVLEWRFFNEMTGLIRLRKQLPALQNGNMEVIDTGNIHVFGFVREFENQKLLIVNNFSETPQSIAQEQLNAVTSATRFTDRITETTISNGKGLRLEGYQFAWLSFGH, from the coding sequence ATGAGTGATAACAACGACTGGATCTCCCGTCATGCCGAAAAGACCCTCATGCGCCTTTTGCCCCGGGTGCGCGCGGCCATGGGGCCCATGGATGCCAGGTATGATCAAATGTGGGAAGGTTTTGAACAAAGGCTCAGACAACACTGGGAACGTTTGTTCCGCGTGCTTCTGCAGCTTTACGGGTGGCAGTATGACTTTTTTTATCACCTGGAGCAGATTCTGGTCATGGCCTCCCGGCGCTGGGCAGACCGGCCGGAATATTTAAAGGAACTGGACTGGCAGCGGCAGGCCGATCCCCGGTGGTTCCAGTCCCAGGAGATGGTCGGCGGGGTTCTCTACGTGGATCTGTTCAGCCGGAACCTGGCGGGTCTGCATGATCATATTGCCTATTTCAAGACCATGGGCCTGACCTACCTGCATCTGATGCCGCTGTTTGCCGTGCCCCACGGAAACAGCGACGGCGGTTATGCGGTCAGCGATTACCGGGCCATCAACGCAGACATTGGCACCATGGAGGAGTTGTCCGCCCTGGCCCGGATTCTGCACGACAACGGCATCAGCCTGGTGCTTGATTTTGTGTTAAACCACACCTCTGACGAGCATATCTGGGCCAGACGGGCCAGGGGCGGGGACGTGGATTTTCAGGAATATTATCTCATGTTTGACGACCGCACCCTTCCGGATCAGTATCAGCAGCATCTGCGCGATATTTTTCCGGATTCCCGCCGGGGATGTTTCACCTTTGACCCGGAGTCGGGAAAGTGGGTGTGGACCACGTTTAACAGTTTCCAGTGGGATCTCAATTACGCCAACCCGTCGGTGTTTCGGGCCATGGCCGAGGAAATGCTGTTTCTGGCCAATCAGGGAGTCCAGGTGCTGCGCCTGGATGCCGTGGCCTTTACCTGGAAGCGGCTGGGCACTGATTGCGAAAATCTGCCCGAAGCCCACATGCTGGTGGAGGCCTTTAATGCAGTGGCCAAAATTGCCGCACCCTCCCTGTTGTTTAAGTCCGAGGCCATTGTGCATCCCGACGAGGTCATTCGTTATATTCACCCGGACAAGTGCCAGCTTTCCTACAACCCCCTGCTCATGGCCCTTTTGTGGGAGGCCCTGGCCACCCGGGAGGTGCGGCTGTTAAACTCCGCCATGTGGAAGCGCGCCCGGATTCACCCGGAATGCGCCTGGGTCAATTATCTGCGCTGCCATGATGATATCGGCTGGACATTTGACGATCAGGACGCCATGGAACTGGGGATCAATCCCCATGATCACCGCCAATTCCTAAACCGGTTTTACACCGGCGAGTTTCCCGGCTCCTTTGCCAGGGGACTGCCCTTTCAGTACAATCCGGACACGGGAGATCGTCGTATATCCGGCACCCTGGCCTCCCTGGCCGGCCTGGAAGCGGCTCTGGAGAAGGAGGATGCCGGGCTCATCGAGGCTGCTGTGGGGCGAATCAATCTGCTTCGCTCCATCATGCTCAGCGCAGGCGGCATTCCCCTGATCTATCTGGGCGATGAATGGGGGATGTTAAACGATTACACATACCTGTCTGATCCGGCCAAGGCAGGCGACAGCCGCTGGGTTCACCGGGCCCGGCAGCGCTGGGAGGCCAGAAATGATGTCACCGATGCCGAGGTGCTGGAATGGCGGTTTTTCAATGAAATGACCGGGCTAATCCGTCTTCGCAAGCAATTGCCGGCCTTGCAAAACGGCAACATGGAGGTCATTGACACGGGCAATATCCATGTGTTCGGGTTTGTCCGTGAATTTGAAAACCAGAAATTGCTGATCGTCAACAATTTTTCCGAAACGCCCCAGTCAATCGCACAGGAGCAGTTAAATGCCGTGACCAGCGCCACCCGGTTTACGGACCGGATCACGGAGACAACCATTTCCAACGGAAAGGGTCTGCGGCTGGAGGGGTATCAGTTTGCCTGGCTTTCGTTCGGGCACTAG
- a CDS encoding DUF362 domain-containing protein, protein MKSLIKPIDRRTFLKQMRGLACFAGASMLVPASLWAQNKMPDLAVVNGEIEPAVKKAVDMLGGMSRFVKTGSRVVIKPNMSFASGPERAANTHPLVVKALAQLCRQAGAGRVLVLDNPLAPAEQCIENSGIGAACSAIEKDMAQTVSDPSRFREVEISGAKSLKQTDVMREVLNADVLIAAPQAKSHSGAGVSLSMKGMMGLISNRRVMHRLDLHESIVDLASLLTPDLVVVDASRVLSSGGPGGPGTVLTPKTIIASADMVAADAYTVSSFEWYGSRYSADQIKHIRMAHQRGLGRMDIDKLKIGRATV, encoded by the coding sequence ATGAAATCGCTGATAAAACCCATTGACCGGCGCACCTTTTTAAAACAAATGCGCGGGCTGGCCTGCTTTGCCGGCGCCTCCATGCTGGTTCCCGCAAGCCTGTGGGCCCAAAACAAAATGCCGGATCTGGCTGTTGTCAACGGCGAGATCGAGCCTGCGGTGAAAAAGGCCGTGGATATGCTCGGCGGCATGTCGCGTTTTGTGAAAACCGGCAGCCGGGTGGTGATCAAGCCCAACATGAGTTTTGCAAGCGGCCCGGAACGGGCGGCCAACACCCATCCCCTGGTGGTCAAGGCCCTTGCGCAGCTCTGCCGCCAGGCCGGGGCCGGCCGGGTGCTGGTGTTGGACAACCCCCTGGCACCGGCCGAGCAGTGCATTGAAAACTCCGGTATTGGCGCGGCCTGCAGCGCCATTGAAAAAGACATGGCCCAGACGGTCTCAGACCCGTCCCGGTTTCGGGAAGTGGAGATTTCCGGGGCCAAAAGCCTGAAACAAACCGATGTCATGCGCGAAGTGCTAAACGCGGATGTCCTTATTGCCGCCCCCCAGGCCAAGTCCCATTCCGGTGCCGGGGTCAGCCTTTCCATGAAAGGCATGATGGGCCTGATTTCAAACCGGCGGGTCATGCACCGGCTGGATCTTCACGAATCCATCGTGGACCTGGCCTCACTTCTGACCCCGGATCTGGTGGTGGTCGATGCCAGCCGCGTGCTGTCCTCGGGCGGGCCCGGCGGGCCGGGCACGGTGCTGACCCCAAAGACGATTATTGCATCCGCGGACATGGTGGCGGCAGACGCCTATACGGTATCATCTTTTGAATGGTACGGCAGCCGCTATTCCGCAGACCAGATCAAACACATCCGCATGGCCCACCAGCGTGGCCTGGGGCGCATGGATATTGACAAGCTGAAAATCGGCAGGGCCACGGTATAA
- a CDS encoding 4-hydroxyphenylacetate 3-hydroxylase family protein, with the protein MRTKQEYIDGLKKMRRNLYFNGGKIDRDDEVQMNALNVMGVTFDEAASPEGKDLCTATSHLTGETINRFCHVHQSPADLHKKQDMTRYLCKKVGGCIQRCMGVDAINAINAVSFEADKLNNGNSEYHQNFLKWLENFQKNDLVGCCAQTDMKGERLKRPADQADPDMYLHVKEKTKDGIVVKGCKLHISEASIADEILVVPTRALGPNEKDYAVAFAVPADHEGLIQVVHPHSSRPREAYQRGFDGGYTDSYLLFEDTFIPWDRVFLCGENDHGGICALLFALFHRHSYSGCKPALGDVLLGLAATAAEYNGIEKTSHVREMFAEIIKVTELGYAAGYTASDFGKPEVYIPGMGRAPYGPGSCIPDSIYANVGRCLTGEAVFHEQEMLCNIAGGFPSTFPYESDITNPELKPILEKYLKRNPNIPVDDQIKFWLYFIENTCTGAAGTTNYGNYHGGGSPIMEQIAITSQYDVKARKRLVKELAGIKEK; encoded by the coding sequence ATGAGAACCAAACAGGAGTACATCGACGGCCTTAAAAAAATGCGGCGCAACCTGTATTTCAACGGCGGCAAAATCGACCGCGACGATGAAGTTCAGATGAATGCCTTAAACGTCATGGGCGTGACGTTTGATGAAGCCGCCAGCCCCGAGGGAAAGGATCTGTGCACGGCCACCTCCCATCTCACCGGAGAGACCATCAACCGGTTCTGCCATGTGCACCAGTCCCCTGCGGATCTGCATAAAAAGCAGGACATGACCCGGTATCTGTGCAAAAAGGTCGGCGGCTGCATCCAGCGCTGCATGGGCGTGGATGCCATCAACGCCATTAACGCGGTTTCCTTTGAGGCCGACAAGCTCAACAACGGCAACAGCGAGTACCATCAAAACTTTTTGAAATGGCTGGAAAATTTCCAGAAAAACGACCTGGTGGGCTGCTGCGCCCAGACCGACATGAAAGGCGAGCGCCTAAAGCGCCCGGCCGATCAGGCCGATCCGGACATGTACCTTCATGTCAAAGAGAAAACCAAAGACGGCATTGTTGTCAAGGGCTGCAAACTGCACATCTCCGAGGCCTCCATTGCCGACGAGATCCTGGTGGTGCCCACCCGGGCCCTGGGGCCCAATGAAAAGGACTACGCCGTGGCCTTTGCCGTCCCGGCCGACCACGAGGGCCTCATCCAGGTGGTCCACCCCCACAGCTCCCGGCCGCGGGAGGCTTACCAAAGAGGTTTTGACGGGGGATACACCGACTCCTACCTGTTGTTTGAAGACACCTTCATTCCCTGGGATCGGGTGTTTCTCTGCGGGGAAAACGATCACGGCGGCATCTGCGCCCTGCTGTTTGCCCTGTTTCACCGCCACAGCTACTCGGGCTGCAAGCCGGCCCTGGGCGATGTTTTGCTGGGCCTGGCCGCCACGGCCGCGGAATACAACGGCATTGAAAAAACCTCCCATGTGCGGGAAATGTTTGCCGAGATCATCAAGGTCACCGAGCTGGGCTATGCAGCCGGCTACACCGCCTCTGATTTTGGCAAACCCGAGGTCTACATCCCGGGCATGGGCCGGGCCCCTTACGGGCCGGGCAGCTGCATTCCCGATTCCATCTATGCCAACGTTGGCCGCTGCCTGACCGGGGAAGCCGTGTTTCACGAACAGGAAATGCTGTGCAACATCGCAGGGGGTTTTCCATCCACGTTTCCGTATGAAAGCGATATCACCAACCCGGAACTAAAGCCGATTCTGGAAAAATACCTCAAGCGCAACCCCAATATACCCGTGGACGACCAGATCAAGTTCTGGCTGTATTTCATCGAAAACACCTGCACGGGTGCAGCCGGCACCACCAACTACGGCAACTACCACGGCGGCGGATCCCCCATCATGGAGCAGATCGCCATCACCTCCCAGTATGACGTCAAGGCCCGCAAGCGCCTTGTAAAGGAACTGGCGGGAATCAAGGAAAAATAA
- a CDS encoding M20 family metallopeptidase: MISKDRLKKLFQRLVDIYSPSGKENDILDYLRGYLKRNSIAATVQTVDESRYNLVVLPENGQAELALIGHVDTVTAYDIEDYGWHEKQDTISGLGTADMKSGCAAMVEAFLALRRDYGPRLPAALCLVVGEEENGDGAARLIEDYHFPWAVIGEPTNLVACLGCYGYLETQMVSTGKRLHASLANNRENTIEVLLQMMMRISQYMRDQRPELVYNFRDLYSSRSGLTVPDRCEAWLDVHLPPDAAIGEIVTELEEVCMPAETGHSGIETRFHIETIDAGYRLPEKGPVVEAVRDVYTRMQMTWQSGDFRSHSDANQLWAAGIKPMVLGPGRLENAHVHDECVSFPQVAQAAEIYLGLMQQLFCGQ, from the coding sequence ATGATCAGCAAAGACCGGCTCAAAAAACTCTTCCAGCGGCTGGTGGACATCTACAGCCCGTCGGGCAAGGAAAACGATATTCTGGACTATCTTCGGGGGTATCTGAAGCGAAACAGCATTGCCGCAACAGTCCAGACCGTGGATGAAAGCCGCTACAACCTGGTGGTGCTGCCGGAAAACGGCCAGGCCGAACTGGCCTTAATCGGCCACGTGGATACGGTCACGGCCTACGATATCGAGGACTACGGCTGGCACGAAAAACAGGATACCATTTCCGGGCTGGGCACTGCGGACATGAAATCCGGGTGTGCGGCCATGGTGGAGGCATTCCTGGCCCTGCGTCGGGACTACGGCCCCCGACTGCCCGCAGCCCTGTGCCTTGTGGTGGGAGAAGAGGAAAACGGAGACGGTGCCGCCCGGCTCATCGAGGACTATCATTTTCCCTGGGCGGTCATCGGCGAGCCCACCAACCTCGTGGCCTGCCTGGGATGCTACGGGTACCTGGAAACCCAGATGGTGAGCACGGGCAAACGCCTGCACGCATCTCTGGCCAACAACCGGGAAAACACCATCGAGGTGCTGCTTCAGATGATGATGCGCATATCCCAGTACATGCGTGATCAGCGGCCCGAGCTGGTCTACAATTTCCGGGATCTTTACAGCAGCCGCTCCGGTCTCACGGTGCCGGACCGCTGCGAGGCATGGCTGGACGTGCACCTGCCCCCGGATGCGGCCATCGGCGAAATCGTCACGGAGCTCGAAGAGGTGTGCATGCCGGCCGAAACCGGCCATTCCGGCATTGAAACCCGCTTTCACATTGAAACCATAGACGCCGGCTACCGCCTGCCGGAAAAGGGACCGGTGGTCGAGGCGGTCCGGGATGTTTACACCCGGATGCAGATGACCTGGCAAAGCGGCGATTTTCGCAGCCATTCAGATGCCAACCAGCTCTGGGCCGCGGGCATCAAACCCATGGTCCTGGGCCCGGGCCGGCTGGAAAACGCGCATGTACACGACGAATGCGTATCCTTCCCGCAGGTGGCACAGGCCGCGGAAATTTATCTGGGCCTGATGCAGCAGTTGTTCTGCGGGCAATGA
- a CDS encoding GNAT family N-acetyltransferase gives MTEVAASDNAQPAKTKKQAVKIREMTIDDLADVFHLGEHLFVARKAPNTYRAWDEYEVADLFYSDTEFCLVAEHENEIIGFALGTTVSKNRSAWKYGYLLWLGVLPEYQRSGIAERLFYRFKSIMLHDGVRILVVDTEADNMPAIHFFEHQGFGNPQQHVYLTMNLDQERQRMKKRENGH, from the coding sequence ATGACAGAAGTGGCTGCGTCAGACAATGCCCAACCCGCTAAAACCAAAAAGCAAGCGGTCAAAATCCGCGAAATGACGATTGATGATCTGGCAGATGTGTTCCACCTGGGAGAGCATCTGTTTGTGGCCAGAAAGGCGCCCAACACCTACCGTGCCTGGGATGAATACGAGGTGGCGGATTTGTTTTACAGTGACACGGAATTCTGCCTGGTGGCCGAGCATGAAAACGAGATCATCGGATTTGCCCTGGGCACCACGGTGAGCAAAAACCGATCCGCCTGGAAATACGGCTATCTTCTATGGCTGGGTGTGCTGCCGGAATATCAGCGTTCGGGAATTGCCGAGCGCCTGTTTTACAGATTCAAGTCCATTATGCTCCACGACGGAGTGCGCATCCTGGTTGTGGACACCGAGGCCGACAACATGCCCGCCATTCATTTCTTCGAGCACCAGGGTTTCGGCAATCCCCAGCAGCACGTGTATCTGACCATGAATCTCGACCAGGAACGCCAGCGCATGAAAAAGCGCGAAAACGGCCACTAA